The segment CCGGTCCTCCGATCGACGCCGAGGGCATCGTAGGTGCCGCCGCCGGTCATCTCGCGTTCGACGGTGATCGATCCCGTCGGGTCGCGTTCGGTGACCTCGCCGCGGCCGAGAGTGATGGTTCGGCCGGCGGGTTTCCCGTGTCGGATGGCGACCGAGTCGCCCGCCGTCGGCCCGAACTGTCGAGTGACGACGTCGAAGGGGAAATCGACGTCGGCGGCCGCGGTGTCGGATGGCGACGAACAGATCGATTCGACGAAATCGACGGCCGCGCTCGCGGCGTTGGTCGCGGCCTTCGTCCGGTGGTGGCCGGGCATCGTCGTCTCGACTCGGCGACGACGGTCGTCGAGGGCGAATCGACCCTCGCGGCCGAACCACACCCACGCGCCCGCGACGGGAGCGGCGAGTCGGGCCGGCGCGTCGTCGTCGCGGGACGCGATCGCGTTTTCGATCTCCTCGGCGCGCGCGTTCGCACGTTCGAGCGCCGCGGCCATCGCGTCGAGGGAGGCATCGTCGGCGGCGGGCGACCACCGCGGCGTCCACCCGTCGATCGGATCGACCGGGAGGAGGTCCGCCAGTCTGGCGGTCTCGCTCGTCGATCGGCCGTCGCCGCGGCGGAGTTCGACGAGCCCCCCCGGCACGCGAAGGGCCGTTGCGAGCGTCGGCCGGTCGTCGCTCCAGGGCGGTTCCGACGAGGCGACCTGAAGGCGATAGCGGTCGCCCTCGTCGACGTAGCCGTCGACGCGGTCGTAGGGGAGAAAGCCCGAGACCGGCCGTCCGTCGACCGAACCAAGATCGACGACCGCCCCGGAGCCGAGCGTCTCGCGAACCTCGCCGTCGAACACCGCGCCCTCGGGGGTATGGTCGGGCCACGAGAGCGTATCCCGAGAGATATCGGCCAGTCGGTCGACGAGTTCGGGAACGGCGTCGGGCGCGCCGGCGACGCCAGTTCCCTCGCGGTCGTCGGTCGTCCGGAGCGTCGCATCAGCGACATCGACCTCGAAGAGCTCCTCGAAACGATCGCGGATCGGCGGCGACGCGTCGACGATGTCGTGGTCGTCTCGGAGCAGTTCGGTGAGCGCCGTGGTGTAGATCCCGCGGATCCGGACGTTCATAGCTCGTCGCGGTCGGCGGCGAACCGAACCCGGTCGTGAACCGTCGGCCCGAGCGTCAGTTCGACGATCGAATCCGAGAGGAGCCGTCCGCCCTCGACGGGGACGCCCCAGCCGTCGAAGGCGACGTACCCCCGAAGATCCGCGCCGTGGGTGTACAGATCGACGTACTCGAGGCGGTGTTCCGGGAACTCGGCGCTCGAATGTGCGAGGGTCATATCCGAATGGACCACGTCGAGCCCCGAAAAGAAGCGCTCGATGTCGCGAGCGTCCGCGGCGGCCGCGTCGGCGACCGACCGGGAGAGCTCCGCGATCTCCTCGGTGTCGAGGCCGAACTCGCGGAGAGCCGTCTGCGTTCGTTGGTCGAAGTGCATGGGCGTCGTTGGGGGTCGAGGACCGAAAGCGTCCCGGCTTCGGGGCGGAGCGCACGGTCGAAACCATGCCAAACAGTTAGGGTCGCGGCGCGAGAGTACACGTGCATGAAGGATCCGGTCGCGAAACGCTCGGGCGACGAGGATCTCTACGACATCGCGTCGTGGGAGCCCCGAACGGCGCTCGATCGGCTGGCGGTCCGAACGTATCGCGGCGTCGTCAGGGCCGGCCGACGGTTCGTCGTCGGGCTCGGGGTGTTGATACTGCTCGTCATCCTAGGGGCCAGCGGGGCGGGCGGACTCATCATTCGGGACCCGTTCATCCTCGGGTTGGCGCTCCTGTCGATCATTCCGGCGGCCGGCCTCGCGCTGTACATCTACCGAGCCGACATCACGACGAAGGAACCACCGTCGCTTCTGGTCGCTACGTTCGTGCTGTCGATCCTCTTTGCGGGCTTCGCCGCGGTGATCAACTCCATGTTCGGCTTTCTGCAGTTGTTGCCGCTCGTCGGGTTCATCCTGTTTTACTACCTCGTCGTCGGACCGGTCGAGGAGTCGGTGAAACTGCTCGCAGTCTGGCTGTATCCGTATCGCGACTCGCGGTTCGACTCCGTCGTCGACGGCGCGGTCTACGGGGCCATCGCGGGACTGGGCTTCGCCGCGATCGAGAACGTCCTGTACATCACACAGAACCTCCAGACGCCCGGAGCGATGCTCATCCAGACCGGCATCGGGGTCGTCGACGGGTTCGCCGACACCCTCGAGGCCGGCGGTCAGATCACCGCCGTACGGGGGCTCGCGGGACCGGGGCACGTCGTGTACTCGGCGTTCGCCGGATACTATCTCGGATTGTCGAAGTTCAACCGCGAGAACGCCGGACCGATCGTCGTGAAGGGGCTCCTCATCGCGGCGTTCATCCACGCGACGTACAACACGCTCGTCGGAATCGTCCCAGGGATCGTCAGCCTGATCGTTCCCGGCGTCCCGGTTCTCGTGTTATTCTTCGGGTTCGTCGTCGTGTTTCAGGGCGTGTTTTTCTACATCCTCTATCGGAAACTCAAGCGGTACGAGGCGGCGTGCAAGCGGAGCCACGACGACGTCGACACGGCTGCGGATTTCGGCTCGGAGTTGACGGAGTTCGACCCCGAGATGCGGTAAGATGACCACGCACGAGGCCTCGACGAACACGGAACAAAGCACATGACCGAATCCACATCCGACACCGAGGCCCAGCTCAGAGAGCAGTTCCTCGCGGCCGTCGAGGACGCCGACTACCCGATCGAGAATGAGATCGGGGTCGTCTCGGCGCTGCCCGATGGCATGGCGACCCGCTTCGAGGCGGGCGAGTTCTCCATGTCTGCCGCGTCGATTGCCGCCCACCTCTACACGTACCAGGAGTTCCCCTACGGGACGCCGGAGGCGCTGGTGGACGATCTGATCGATGGGCTGCGAGCCGAGGGACTCATCTAGAGAGTACGAAGAGCGGAGCCGAACGCGACGGGGCTACTGGAATTTCACGCCGAGGTCGTGCAGCCCTTTGTTTTGCATCGCGACGTTGATCAAAAGCGGCGTGACCGCCTCGACCTCGGGCGCGTTGGCGAGCCCGCCGACGTCGAGCGGGCGGATCCCCTCGATCCCGGCGGTGAGGTCGACGACGATTGACTTGGCGTCTTCATCGTCGCCGAAGACGAGCGTATCCCACTCGAGTTCCTCGTCGAGGTCCGCGAGTCCGCCCGCCGGGAGGTTGTGGAACGCGCCGACGAGCGGTACGTCGTCTGGTTTCGCCTCGTCGGCGAGCGCGGCGACGCTACCCGCTCCGGGGCGGTTGTAGTGGAACCCGTCCTCGTCGCGTTTCATCCCGACTGCGGGCGTGACGAGGATCGTCTCCGAATCGAGTCGATCCTCGATGGCCTCGATGGTGCCGACGACGTGGTACGCCGGGACCGCGAGGACGACGACGTCGGCGCGGTCGGCCGCCATGGCGTTCTCGAACCCCTTGATCGAGGTCTCGACGCCGCGGCTGTCGAGTTCGGTCTCGTACTCCTCGGCCTTCGTGCGCGCCTTTTCGGGGTCGCGCGAGCCGACGAGGAGCTCGTGGGACGTGTCGAATCCCCATCGAAGCACGAGACCCTGTCCGATATCTCCGGTGCCGCCGAGAATCGCGATTCTCATGCGGGTATGTCGAACGACTCGGAGTTAACCGTTGCGTGATCGGAGAGAGTTGCCTGGAATGGGTGAAGACGAACGAAATCGAGGGGCGAGCGAAAATCACTCCAGCAGGTCCGGAAGGTCGTTGATCGAGTCGACGATCACGTCCGCGCCGGTGCTCCGGTACTTTCGACGGCCCTCGTCGCCCGTGAGACCGCCGGTGAGGACGCCGACGCTGCGGTACGTCCGCGTCGGGTCGGCTTCGGCGGCGTTCTTGACGGTTCGAACGTCGTCGAGCGTGTCGCCGACGAAGACCGACCGATCCGCGTCGAGCCGTTCGATGAGCGTACACAGGGCGTGTGGATCCGGTTTCCCCGCCTCCCAGTCGTCCATCGTAAAGCGATACTCGTCGGGGATGTCGAGGCCGACCCGGTCGAGGGCGATATCGGCCTCGGCGGCCGGGCGGCCGGTCACGACCCCGAGCGGCCACGCGCGGAGCTTTTCGCGCGTTTCCGGGGCGAGCAACACCGGCTCGTCGTGGATGAACCCCTCGCGGTCGAGGTCGGAATCGGGCTCGTCGCCCTCCAGTCGGCGGTAGAGGTCACCGCCGAGGTACAGCTGTTGGAACACCTCGCGGAGGCGCGGCCGATCCCACTCGGAGAGGATCTGTTCTCTGTCCGCCGGATCGAGTTCGTCGGCGATCGCGGTCTCGGCCGCGGTCGGTCCGCCGCCCGAGGCGGCGATCAGGCCGGTGTACGTCTCGATGCTCAACTGCGGTTTCTCGCGGCGTGCGAGGACGTACAGCGCGGCGGCGTAGGTGAGCTCCCAGTCGTTGTTGAACCCGCCCGCGTTCTTGAACAGCTGGATGTGATCGCGCTCGATCGTGTCGCCGTAGACGTGCCGGACCGATTCGACGATCGCCCGCCGATAGGAGTCGGCCACGTCGACGAGCACGCCGTCGATGTCGAGAATCACTGCGTCGACGTTCATGGTTTGAGTCGCGAGAGTGTGGTCATGTGTTGAGTCGAAAGAGCGTGTCCCCCGAAAGCGTTTCCGGAGTCGCGTCGACGACTGCCGGGTCGCCGCCGAGGGTGGTGAACAGGCAGTCGGCACCGGCGGTCCCGGCGGCCTCGGCGAGGGGACGTTGAAGTTCGGGCGGGCAGTTCAGCGCGTACACCGCGTCCGCGTCCCGATAGAGACTCGAGTCCGGGTCGGTCACGTCGTCGCGGACGAACCGAACGGTGTCGGGGACGGATCGATTGTACACGTCGGTCGCCGTGACGCGGCAGCCGCGGTCGGCCAGTCCGGCCGCGACGTCGGGGCGGTTGCCGATGCCGACTTCCACGAGCGTCTCGTACCGGGACAGCTGGTCGACGAGCGTCGACTCCGGATCGCTGTGCACGTCGGGATGTTTATCAGCAACGGTATCTAACGCTTTCCCATGCACGTCGATATCGTGCCGGTCGGCGACCTTCCCGCGGTAGTAAAGCGGGAAGCATCCAGCGGGCTGCGCTCAGTCTACGACTGCGAGGTGACGATCCACGAGAGCCAGCCCGTCCCCGACGGCGCGTACGACGCCGGGCGCGAGCAGTACCGCGCCGAGGAGTTCATCGAACTCGCCGGGCGGGTCGGCACGGGTGAGAAGAACATCGCGATCACGGCCCACGACCTCTACTACCGCCGCCGAAACTACGTCTTCGGCCTCGCGTACCTCTCCGGCAACGGCTCGGTCATCTCCACGTACCGCCTGCAGACGTCCTCCGACGGCGGGTTCTCCGAGCGATCCGCCAGCGACATCTTCGCCGACCGGGTCCGCAAGGAGGTCGTCCACGAGATCGGCCACACACTCGGGCTCGAACACTGCGACAACTCCCGCTGTGTGATGAACTTCTCGCCGACGGTCCGGGAGGTCGACGTCAAAGAGGAGAACCTCTGTGGCAGCTGTCAGCGGCTCGTTTTATGACGAATTCGGGGCCACAGGGTGGATATATCCACTACGCCAGCCACGGTAGTGTGAGGACACACTATATAAAGATTAGGTGAGAGGACCCACGAGTTCAGTCGTGGGATGAATCGCCGAACGGTTCTCAAACACCGCAATCAACAGATTTGAGTGCCCACACGTCGTATTTATGTTTTGTCGTTGCGATGGTTCCCCCATCGTGGACGATTGTCCGAAAACTGGCAGTTGACTTGGTGTTTGCCTCAGCAAAACGTAAGCCTTCGGACAACCAAACCGACATAAAACAATCAGGTACCTCCGAATCTGTTACAGGATAGGAGTAACGGGGGCGTGGCACTCCCATCGGCGTGTCGGGTCGCAAACGGAAGTTCCCAAACCAGCCCAACGGGCGTGGGAAGCCCACGACTTCAGTCGTCGGAGGATGTCACCAATCGTCATCCACTACCATCATCAATGAGTGGTGAGGGCGTCGACTCCGAGAGCAAGGTATCGGGGAATCAGGCGAACATCCCCGCCCATATCCGCCGGGAACTCGATATCGACGACGGCGACAAACTCCGGTGGCACATCGAAGGCGGTGGGACGCTCCGCGTACAGGTCGTCCAGCAGCGTAGCGGTACGTTCAGCGACTTCGATGGCTACGACGGCGACCGGACGACGGCTGTCGAGAGCGATCACGACACGTGGGGCGTCGAGCTCGAATAGATGCCGCGCGCACTCGTCGATACGACAGTGCTTTTCCGCGCGCACTCGTCGATACGACAGTGCTTTTCGCGGCGGCGTACCGCCGCGACAGCGTGCACGATGACGCCCTTCCCATCGTTCGGGGAATCGACACGGCTTCGCTTCCAGAGGCGGTGATCGTCGATTACGTGCTCGCAGAGACGCTAAACGGGCTGACGGCGCACGCTGGTCACGACGCCGCGACGGACTTTCTCGATCGAATCGAAGAAAACACCCGGTTCCACATCGACTCCCTGACAGCGGACGGGTTCGCGACGGCGAAAGCGCTCTTTCGACGGTACGAGCGGTTCTCGTTCGTCGACGCGTGTATCGTGGCGTACATGCAAGTAGAGAGGCTCGGGTATCTATACGCGTTCGACGACGACTTCGACGCCGCCGCCGACGTCTACCGCCTCGACACCGCGACCAATCCCTATCAACCGGACTGACCGAGATGCACCGTACGGCTGATGCGACGGTTAGATTCCCTCGTGTCGTTTGTTCGTTGATTCCGGGGGAGTAACCGCCCCCCTCCGGTTGGAATTTATATACCGATCGCGAGGGGCGGCTGTAGGATTTATAAGCCGTCTCATCGCGGCAGCGAGCATTTATATACCCCTCAGAGCGACATCACTCGCTCACGTCCGACGCCCGAACCAGTTCGTCCTTCCGAGCGCGGGAGAACGTCTTGATCTCGTGTTCGCGGCCCATTGCGGCCGAGCGACCCGCGAACGACTCTTTATAAACGAGTTCGACAGGCGTCCGCCCGCGCGTGTACTTCGCCCCGGTGCCCGCGTTGTGCTCGGCGACCCGTCGCTCCACGTCCGTCGTGTACCCGGTATATAAAGAACCGTCGGCGCACTCGACGATGTAGACGTGGTGGGCGTCCTCTGAGGCCATCGCTATCGGTTCGCAGCGGGCGTACAAAATAGCGATGGATAGGGGCTAGGCGGCCGGCCGGCCGCTGTTCGTCCGCTCGAATTCGCGTTCGTTCGTCGTACCTGGCCTCCGTGGACGGCGGGGGCCGTCCGGGGCGATCTCAGGGCGTACGACGGTCGGGGTCAGTCGTGTGCGCGGTCTCTCGATACCTCGGCGATGCCGGCGTTCGCGGAGCAGTTCGGACACGCTCGGATGTGTCCGCGCTCGTCGGCGAACACGCGGGCGAACTGGCACGAGACGTGCGCATCACAGTGATCACACTTGGGCATTCTGTTGTCGGCGAGGGGTCACCTCGTCCGTACGTGTCAACAGGGCTTCGAGGCATTAATAGCCTCGGCAGACAGTACCAAACGGCCGGATTCGAGGGAGTTAAATCGTTTGACCGATGGGTCACTCGGCTCGGGCCGCCGAGATCGAGCGGGCGATCAGGCCGGCCTGCGCGCCCGCGGTGAATCCGGCGTCGATGTTGACGACCATGAGCGGCGCGCAGGACTGCAACATCCCGGCGAGGGCGGCCTCGCCCGACCCGCCGTGGCCGTAGCCCGTCGAGACCGGCACCGCGATCAGGGGGACGTCGACGAGCCCGGCGAGCACGGTCGGGAGCGCGCCCTCGCGGCCGGCGGCGACGACGAGCACGTCGGCCTCGCGGATCGCGTCCAGTCGGTCGAACAGCCGGGCGATCCCGGCCACACCAACGTCGTCGATCCGCTCGACGCGCGCGCCAATCTCCTCGAGGACGACCGCGGCCTCGCCGGCTGGGAACGCGTCGGACGTGCCCGCGGTGACGACAGCGGCGGTGGCGGACAAAGACGGTGGCTCGTACTCGGGGGCGTGGACGACGAGGGTCCGAGCCCGGTCGTCGTACGCGACGTCGGCGTCGGGAAATCGCTCGTCGAGACGGGTCCGACACGCCTCGACGGTCGTCGCGTCGACGCGCGTCACGAGCGCGCACTCGGTCGTTTCGACCGCGGCGACGGCCATCGACGCGGTCTCTTCTGGCGTCTTTCCGGCGGCGATGATCCCCTCGGGGATCCCGGTCCGGGCCGCTCGGGCGGCGTCGAATCGCCCGGCGTCCGTCCGGGCGTACCCGCGGAGTTCGGCTTCGGCGGCGGTGGGTGAGAGCTCGCCGTCGGCGACGGCGTCGAGTATGTCGCGCATGAACGGCAGTTCTGCGCCGGCGGCAACGAACCTGTCGCCTCGAAACGGGCGACGGGAGCGCGCGTCGCCGTCGGAGACCGCTCGCAACCGCCGCGGGACGGGTGCGAGCGTCGGAACGGGGGAAATAGTTAAATGCCTCCACGAACCAACCCCGAGTTTGGGATCGGCCAAACCCGCTAAACCGGCGATAGAAGCGGCCACAACGCCCCATTTTGGGAAAGTATATAAGGGGGCCGGCAAAACCGCTGATTGTATGGCAGACCTGATCGTCAAAGCCGCCGTTAAGGAAGCGCTCGATGACATGAACGTTGCTTCGGACTTCTACGACGCACTCGACGCGGAAGTCGAGGAGCTGCTCGAGGACGCCGCACGCCGCGCCGAGGAGAACGACCGCAAGACGGTCCAGCCGCGCGACCTGTAAGGTCGACACCGTTCACATTTTTTCGGACGCAACGCCGAACAGCCGCGGCCGGCGGCGAGAAATCGGTCAAGACTCCCGAGGATACACGTCGACGCCGTCAGCAACACCGACGTGAACCTCGTCGGCCAACCCGACGAACAGCCCGTGCTCGACGACGCCCGGGAGCGTGCCGACGTCCGCTGAGAGCGCGGCCGGATCGTCGATCGCGCCGAACGCGCAGTCGACGACGAGGTTGCCGTTGTCGGTGACGACGGGACCGTCCTTGCGCTCGGCGGCCCGGAGCGTCGGCTCCCCGCCGAGGGCCGACAGCGCCGCCTCGACGGCCGGGACGGCGTCCGAAAGCACCTCGATCGGCACCGGGGCGTCGAGCGCGTCGGCGAGTTTCGTCGGGTCGGCGACGACGACGAACCGATCGGCGGCGGCGGCAACGAGTTTCTCGCGAGCGTGAGCCGCCCCACCGCCCTTTATCAGATCCGCGGAGTCGTCGCGGCCGAGGCCGGCGACCTGGTCGGCACCGTCGATGGCGATGTCGGGGAGCGCGTCGTCGAGGGTCGTCAGCGGGATTCCGACCTCGCGAGCGAGCGAGCGCGACTGGTACGACGTGGGGATCCCACGAACGTCGAGGCCGGCGTCGACCCGGCGGCCGAGCGCCCGGATGGCGGCGGCAGCCGTCGAGCCGGTTCCGAGGCCGGCGACGTCACCGTCGGAGACCACTCTGGCGGCGCTCTCGCCGGCGCGGCGTTTCTGCTCGTCGGTCCCGCCCGGCCGTTTCATGTGCATGCCTCGCACCGAAGCCGAAAAAGCACTTGTGGTGTCTCGCGGTGATTCGACGGGTAGAACTTTCATCGTGCCGCTGGAGGACCCGATATGTTCGGAACCAGCGGGATCAGGGGTCCGGTCGGCGAGGAGGTAACCGCGCAGACGGCGCTGGACGTGGGGCGAGCGCTCGGCGCCGAGACGGACCGCGTCGTGATCGGGCGGGACCCGCGAGTGAGCGGCGAGTTGCTCGTCGACGCGCTGGCGGCCGGCCTCCGGGAACTCGGGACGGACGTCGTCGATATCGGCGTGGCAGCGACGCCGACGATCGCCCGGAACGTCGGCTGGCTGGACGCCGACGCGGGCGTCTCCGTGACCGCAAGTCACAATCCGCCGGAGGACAACGGCCTGAAGCTGTGGCAGCCGTCGGGGCAGGCCTACGACGCCGCCGGCCAGGATCGGATCGCAGGGCGAGTCGAGGCGGGCCAGTACGAACTCCGAGCGTGGGACGGCCTGGGTGATCGAACGGCGGCAGGCGGGCGCGAGCGCCACGTCGAGGCGCTCGTGGAGGCGGCCGGCGGCGAGGGGGCGCTCGACCTCGATATCGCCGTTGACCTCGGGAACGGGGCGGGCGGGGTGAGCGTCGAGGCGCTGATCGAGGCCGGCAGCCGGGTCGAGACGCTCAACGCCCAGTCCGACGGCCGGTTTCCGGGCCGCCCCTCCGAGCCGACCGCTGAGAACTGCGCCGCGCTCTCGACGCTCGTCGCCGGGGGCGAGTACGACCTCGGGATCGCCCACGACGGCGACGCGGATCGGATGCGTGCCGTCGCCGGTGACGGCACGTTCCTCTCGGGCGACGCGCTGTTGGCGCTGTTCGCGGCCGACGCGGCGGAGGCGGGCGATCGGGTCGCGGTGCCGGTCGACACCAGCCTCGCCGTCGAGGACTTCCTCGCCGAACGAGACGTTGGCGTGACTCGAACTTCGGTCGGGGACGTCCACGTCGCCGAAGCCGCGACGGCCCCTGACGTCGCCTTCGGCGGGGAACCCTCCGGCGCGTGGATCTGGCCCGACGAGACGCTGTGTCCGGACGGTCCGCTGGCCGCGATCCGAATCGCGACGATGGTCGCGGCGGAACCGCTCGAGGATCGACTGTCGGCGATCCCCTCGCACCCAATCTGCCGGGCAAGCATCGAGGTAGATCGGAAATCGGAGATCATGACCGGCGTCGAATCGAGCGTGCTCGACGCCTACGAGTCGGTCGAGACGCTCGACGGCGTTCGAGTCGACGCCGGGGAGGGGTGGTTTCTGATCCGCGCGAGCGGTACCCAGCCGCTCGTCCGGCTGACGGCCGAGGCGCGCGGGGAATCGAGAGCGGAGGAGCTGTTGGCCGAGGCGAAAGGGCTGGTCGAAGAAGCGATCGTTGGGGAGTGAAACGGGGAGAACGAGTCGTCGGTCGCGGGGCGAATCCGGATTACGTGCGACGGGTCGAACGGGCCTCGCGGACGTCGGACCCGTCGCGGATCTTGTCTTCACACTGTGGGCAAACGCGCGGATTCTCGACGCCGTTCGGCGTGAAGACCCGGGCGTACGCTGCCGTCACGAACGCGCCGCAGTTTTGACATTCCGGCATACAAACACGCTGGGGCGCGACATACATAATAATAGTGTGGTACGCGGTAGCGAGCGCGTCGGCGGCGGGAGAGGACCCCCTACAGGGCCGACGATCGCCTCACAACAGGTCGGCAAGCGCGTCGATCTCTTCGGCCGTGTTGAACGCGTGGACCGAGGCCCGGACCG is part of the Natronomonas salsuginis genome and harbors:
- the npdG gene encoding NADPH-dependent F420 reductase, whose protein sequence is MRIAILGGTGDIGQGLVLRWGFDTSHELLVGSRDPEKARTKAEEYETELDSRGVETSIKGFENAMAADRADVVVLAVPAYHVVGTIEAIEDRLDSETILVTPAVGMKRDEDGFHYNRPGAGSVAALADEAKPDDVPLVGAFHNLPAGGLADLDEELEWDTLVFGDDEDAKSIVVDLTAGIEGIRPLDVGGLANAPEVEAVTPLLINVAMQNKGLHDLGVKFQ
- a CDS encoding type II toxin-antitoxin system VapC family toxin, producing the protein MDAARTRRYDSAFPRALVDTTVLFAAAYRRDSVHDDALPIVRGIDTASLPEAVIVDYVLAETLNGLTAHAGHDAATDFLDRIEENTRFHIDSLTADGFATAKALFRRYERFSFVDACIVAYMQVERLGYLYAFDDDFDAAADVYRLDTATNPYQPD
- a CDS encoding AbrB/MazE/SpoVT family DNA-binding domain-containing protein, producing the protein MSGEGVDSESKVSGNQANIPAHIRRELDIDDGDKLRWHIEGGGTLRVQVVQQRSGTFSDFDGYDGDRTTAVESDHDTWGVELE
- a CDS encoding DUF7563 family protein codes for the protein MPKCDHCDAHVSCQFARVFADERGHIRACPNCSANAGIAEVSRDRAHD
- a CDS encoding TIGR01548 family HAD-type hydrolase; this encodes MNVDAVILDIDGVLVDVADSYRRAIVESVRHVYGDTIERDHIQLFKNAGGFNNDWELTYAAALYVLARREKPQLSIETYTGLIAASGGGPTAAETAIADELDPADREQILSEWDRPRLREVFQQLYLGGDLYRRLEGDEPDSDLDREGFIHDEPVLLAPETREKLRAWPLGVVTGRPAAEADIALDRVGLDIPDEYRFTMDDWEAGKPDPHALCTLIERLDADRSVFVGDTLDDVRTVKNAAEADPTRTYRSVGVLTGGLTGDEGRRKYRSTGADVIVDSINDLPDLLE
- a CDS encoding GIY-YIG nuclease family protein, which codes for MASEDAHHVYIVECADGSLYTGYTTDVERRVAEHNAGTGAKYTRGRTPVELVYKESFAGRSAAMGREHEIKTFSRARKDELVRASDVSE
- the larB gene encoding nickel pincer cofactor biosynthesis protein LarB; this translates as MRDILDAVADGELSPTAAEAELRGYARTDAGRFDAARAARTGIPEGIIAAGKTPEETASMAVAAVETTECALVTRVDATTVEACRTRLDERFPDADVAYDDRARTLVVHAPEYEPPSLSATAAVVTAGTSDAFPAGEAAVVLEEIGARVERIDDVGVAGIARLFDRLDAIREADVLVVAAGREGALPTVLAGLVDVPLIAVPVSTGYGHGGSGEAALAGMLQSCAPLMVVNIDAGFTAGAQAGLIARSISAARAE
- a CDS encoding MTH865 family protein, which encodes MTESTSDTEAQLREQFLAAVEDADYPIENEIGVVSALPDGMATRFEAGEFSMSAASIAAHLYTYQEFPYGTPEALVDDLIDGLRAEGLI
- a CDS encoding DUF7563 family protein; translated protein: MPECQNCGAFVTAAYARVFTPNGVENPRVCPQCEDKIRDGSDVREARSTRRT
- a CDS encoding PrsW family intramembrane metalloprotease is translated as MKDPVAKRSGDEDLYDIASWEPRTALDRLAVRTYRGVVRAGRRFVVGLGVLILLVILGASGAGGLIIRDPFILGLALLSIIPAAGLALYIYRADITTKEPPSLLVATFVLSILFAGFAAVINSMFGFLQLLPLVGFILFYYLVVGPVEESVKLLAVWLYPYRDSRFDSVVDGAVYGAIAGLGFAAIENVLYITQNLQTPGAMLIQTGIGVVDGFADTLEAGGQITAVRGLAGPGHVVYSAFAGYYLGLSKFNRENAGPIVVKGLLIAAFIHATYNTLVGIVPGIVSLIVPGVPVLVLFFGFVVVFQGVFFYILYRKLKRYEAACKRSHDDVDTAADFGSELTEFDPEMR
- the rpiA gene encoding ribose-5-phosphate isomerase RpiA, which translates into the protein MKRPGGTDEQKRRAGESAARVVSDGDVAGLGTGSTAAAAIRALGRRVDAGLDVRGIPTSYQSRSLAREVGIPLTTLDDALPDIAIDGADQVAGLGRDDSADLIKGGGAAHAREKLVAAAADRFVVVADPTKLADALDAPVPIEVLSDAVPAVEAALSALGGEPTLRAAERKDGPVVTDNGNLVVDCAFGAIDDPAALSADVGTLPGVVEHGLFVGLADEVHVGVADGVDVYPRES
- a CDS encoding UPF0146 family protein, which translates into the protein MHSDPESTLVDQLSRYETLVEVGIGNRPDVAAGLADRGCRVTATDVYNRSVPDTVRFVRDDVTDPDSSLYRDADAVYALNCPPELQRPLAEAAGTAGADCLFTTLGGDPAVVDATPETLSGDTLFRLNT
- a CDS encoding DUF7532 family protein, which translates into the protein MHFDQRTQTALREFGLDTEEIAELSRSVADAAAADARDIERFFSGLDVVHSDMTLAHSSAEFPEHRLEYVDLYTHGADLRGYVAFDGWGVPVEGGRLLSDSIVELTLGPTVHDRVRFAADRDEL
- a CDS encoding DUF1931 domain-containing protein, whose amino-acid sequence is MADLIVKAAVKEALDDMNVASDFYDALDAEVEELLEDAARRAEENDRKTVQPRDL
- the glmM gene encoding phosphoglucosamine mutase yields the protein MFGTSGIRGPVGEEVTAQTALDVGRALGAETDRVVIGRDPRVSGELLVDALAAGLRELGTDVVDIGVAATPTIARNVGWLDADAGVSVTASHNPPEDNGLKLWQPSGQAYDAAGQDRIAGRVEAGQYELRAWDGLGDRTAAGGRERHVEALVEAAGGEGALDLDIAVDLGNGAGGVSVEALIEAGSRVETLNAQSDGRFPGRPSEPTAENCAALSTLVAGGEYDLGIAHDGDADRMRAVAGDGTFLSGDALLALFAADAAEAGDRVAVPVDTSLAVEDFLAERDVGVTRTSVGDVHVAEAATAPDVAFGGEPSGAWIWPDETLCPDGPLAAIRIATMVAAEPLEDRLSAIPSHPICRASIEVDRKSEIMTGVESSVLDAYESVETLDGVRVDAGEGWFLIRASGTQPLVRLTAEARGESRAEELLAEAKGLVEEAIVGE
- a CDS encoding DUF402 domain-containing protein — encoded protein: MNVRIRGIYTTALTELLRDDHDIVDASPPIRDRFEELFEVDVADATLRTTDDREGTGVAGAPDAVPELVDRLADISRDTLSWPDHTPEGAVFDGEVRETLGSGAVVDLGSVDGRPVSGFLPYDRVDGYVDEGDRYRLQVASSEPPWSDDRPTLATALRVPGGLVELRRGDGRSTSETARLADLLPVDPIDGWTPRWSPAADDASLDAMAAALERANARAEEIENAIASRDDDAPARLAAPVAGAWVWFGREGRFALDDRRRRVETTMPGHHRTKAATNAASAAVDFVESICSSPSDTAAADVDFPFDVVTRQFGPTAGDSVAIRHGKPAGRTITLGRGEVTERDPTGSITVEREMTGGGTYDALGVDRRTGDVATTTFVEGRWWYATVYRSAAGERRGTYVNVCTPVEIFPRAVRYVDLHVDVVKGPGGEVRRVDDDELDDAVDAGLVSQPLAERARKVASSIENALG
- a CDS encoding archaemetzincin family Zn-dependent metalloprotease, with product MHVDIVPVGDLPAVVKREASSGLRSVYDCEVTIHESQPVPDGAYDAGREQYRAEEFIELAGRVGTGEKNIAITAHDLYYRRRNYVFGLAYLSGNGSVISTYRLQTSSDGGFSERSASDIFADRVRKEVVHEIGHTLGLEHCDNSRCVMNFSPTVREVDVKEENLCGSCQRLVL